The proteins below come from a single Oerskovia jenensis genomic window:
- the aceA gene encoding isocitrate lyase, producing MPARPGDQRQSAADLALSWATDPRWADVQRDYTAEDVVALRGSVREERTLARRGAEKLWDLIHTEEWVAALGAMTGNQAVQQVRAGLKAIYLSGWQVAADANLSGQTYPDQSLYPANSVPAVVRRINNALLRADQIETAERSGSPAGQTPERDWIAPIVADAEAGFGGPLNAYELMHSMIEAGAAGVHWEDQLASEKKCGHLGGKVLVPTAQHIRTLNAARLAADVAGVPTVIIARTDALAADLITSDVDPRDQEFLTGERTAEGFYRTRPGIDTVISRGLAYAPYADLIWVETGEPDLELARRFAEVVHAQYPDKKLAYNCSPSFNWKKHLDDAQIASFQKELAAMGYAFQFITLAGFHAVSHSMFELARGYNDRAMSAYVELQEAEFASESDGYTATRHQREVGTGYFDRVATALNPDSATLALAGSTETAQFH from the coding sequence CTGCCCGCGCGGCCCGGCGACCAGCGCCAGTCCGCCGCCGACCTCGCCCTGTCCTGGGCGACCGACCCCCGCTGGGCCGACGTGCAGCGCGACTACACGGCCGAGGACGTCGTGGCCCTGCGCGGCTCGGTGCGCGAGGAGCGCACCCTGGCCCGCCGCGGCGCCGAGAAGCTGTGGGACCTCATCCACACCGAGGAGTGGGTCGCCGCGCTCGGCGCCATGACCGGCAACCAGGCCGTGCAGCAGGTGCGCGCGGGCCTCAAGGCCATCTACCTGTCCGGGTGGCAGGTCGCGGCCGACGCCAACCTGTCGGGTCAGACCTACCCCGACCAGTCGCTGTACCCCGCGAACTCGGTGCCGGCCGTCGTGCGCCGCATCAACAACGCCCTGCTGCGCGCCGACCAGATCGAGACCGCTGAGCGGTCGGGATCCCCCGCTGGGCAGACGCCCGAGCGCGACTGGATCGCCCCCATCGTCGCCGACGCCGAGGCCGGTTTCGGCGGGCCCCTCAACGCCTACGAGCTCATGCACTCGATGATCGAGGCGGGCGCGGCGGGCGTGCACTGGGAGGACCAGCTCGCGTCCGAGAAGAAGTGCGGCCACCTGGGCGGCAAGGTCCTCGTCCCGACCGCGCAGCACATCCGCACCCTCAACGCGGCCCGCCTCGCCGCGGACGTCGCGGGCGTCCCGACCGTCATCATCGCCCGCACCGACGCGCTCGCCGCGGACCTCATCACGTCCGACGTCGACCCGCGCGACCAGGAGTTCCTCACGGGTGAGCGCACGGCCGAGGGCTTCTACCGGACGCGTCCTGGCATCGACACGGTCATCTCGCGCGGCCTCGCGTACGCCCCGTACGCCGACCTCATCTGGGTCGAGACCGGCGAGCCCGACCTCGAGCTGGCCCGCCGGTTCGCCGAGGTCGTCCACGCGCAGTACCCCGACAAGAAGCTCGCGTACAACTGCTCGCCCTCGTTCAACTGGAAGAAGCACCTCGACGACGCCCAGATCGCGAGCTTCCAGAAGGAGCTCGCCGCGATGGGCTACGCGTTCCAGTTCATCACCCTGGCCGGCTTCCACGCCGTGTCCCACTCCATGTTCGAGCTCGCCCGCGGCTACAACGACCGCGCGATGAGCGCCTACGTCGAGCTCCAGGAGGCCGAGTTCGCCTCCGAGTCCGACGGCTACACGGCCACCCGCCACCAGCGGGAGGTCGGCACCGGCTACTTCGACCGCGTCGCCACGGCTCTCAACCCCGACAGCGCCACCCTCGCGCTCGCCGGGTCCACCGAGACCGCCCAGTTCCACTAA
- a CDS encoding helix-turn-helix domain-containing protein has product MASDSPSAQKFPVPRATTGAPRVTAPPGSGRTVGGTLPVEDEADALTIGRRVRHLRTERGMTLDELGAAIGRAPSQVSVIENGRREPKFSQLQAIARALGASVEDLLSAEPPTRRAALEIELERAQRGPLFASLGLGTVRVGKSLPSDALEAIVGLQRELERLHTERAATPEEARRANTELRATMRAQDNHFPELEATARELLDGVGHARGPMSQRVAADLATHLGFSLHYVHDLPHSTRSVIDLRHHRVYLPSTGTRASSDPRSALLQALASHVLGHHEPRDYGEFLRQRVEANYLSAALLLPERDAVKLLKEAKEAREISVEDLRDAFSVSYETAAHRFTNLATTHLGIGVHFMKIHESGIIHKAYENDGVRFPADPLGAVEGQYVCRHWTARTVFAVEDRLSPFSQYTDTPTGTYWCTSRVQDSDDGQFSVSVGVPFGHVKWFRGRETTERTVSRCPDESCCRRPPAALTERWADRSWPSARPHASMLAAMPVGAFPGVDQTEVFRFLEAHAPALR; this is encoded by the coding sequence ATGGCATCTGACTCGCCGTCAGCACAGAAGTTCCCCGTACCGCGCGCCACGACCGGTGCGCCGCGTGTCACGGCCCCGCCGGGCAGCGGCAGAACGGTCGGTGGCACCCTGCCCGTCGAGGACGAGGCCGACGCCCTGACCATCGGGCGCCGCGTCCGGCACCTGCGGACCGAGCGCGGCATGACCCTCGACGAGCTCGGGGCCGCGATCGGGCGGGCACCCTCGCAGGTGTCCGTGATCGAGAACGGGCGCCGCGAGCCCAAGTTCTCCCAGCTCCAGGCCATCGCCCGTGCCCTCGGCGCGAGCGTCGAGGACCTGCTCTCGGCCGAGCCGCCCACGCGCCGCGCCGCCCTGGAGATCGAGCTCGAACGCGCGCAGCGCGGCCCGCTGTTCGCCTCGCTCGGGCTCGGCACGGTACGGGTCGGCAAGTCGCTCCCGAGCGACGCCCTCGAGGCCATCGTCGGTCTCCAGCGTGAGCTCGAGCGCCTGCACACCGAGCGCGCCGCGACGCCCGAGGAGGCTCGCCGCGCGAACACCGAGCTCCGCGCGACCATGCGCGCCCAGGACAACCACTTCCCCGAGCTCGAGGCCACCGCGCGCGAGCTGCTCGACGGCGTCGGGCACGCGCGCGGTCCCATGTCCCAGCGCGTGGCCGCGGACCTCGCGACGCACCTGGGCTTCTCGCTGCACTACGTGCACGACCTGCCGCACTCGACGCGCTCGGTCATCGACCTGCGGCACCACCGCGTGTACCTGCCGAGCACCGGCACGCGCGCGTCGAGCGACCCGCGCTCGGCCCTGCTCCAGGCGCTCGCGTCGCACGTGCTGGGTCACCACGAGCCGCGCGACTACGGCGAGTTCCTGCGCCAGCGCGTCGAGGCCAACTACCTGTCGGCCGCGCTCCTGCTGCCCGAGCGGGACGCGGTCAAGCTCCTCAAGGAGGCCAAGGAGGCGCGCGAGATCTCGGTCGAGGACCTGCGCGACGCGTTCTCGGTGTCCTACGAGACCGCGGCCCACCGGTTCACGAACCTCGCTACGACGCACCTGGGCATCGGCGTGCACTTCATGAAGATCCACGAGTCGGGGATCATCCACAAGGCGTACGAGAACGACGGCGTGCGCTTCCCCGCGGACCCCCTCGGGGCCGTCGAGGGGCAGTACGTGTGCCGCCACTGGACCGCGCGCACGGTCTTCGCGGTCGAGGACCGGCTGAGCCCGTTCAGCCAGTACACCGACACCCCGACCGGCACCTACTGGTGCACCTCGCGCGTGCAGGACTCCGACGACGGCCAGTTCTCGGTGAGCGTCGGCGTGCCGTTCGGGCACGTCAAGTGGTTCCGCGGGCGCGAGACGACCGAGCGCACGGTCTCGCGCTGCCCCGACGAGTCGTGCTGCCGGCGCCCGCCCGCAGCCCTGACCGAGCGGTGGGCGGACCGGTCGTGGCCGAGTGCGCGCCCGCACGCGAGCATGCTCGCCGCGATGCCGGTCGGGGCGTTCCCGGGCGTCGACCAGACCGAGGTGTTCCGGTTCCTGGAGGCGCACGCCCCGGCGCTGCGGTAG
- a CDS encoding methionine--tRNA ligase produces MTTQTTPTGTSAQPTAPTFYVTTAIPYVNGDAHLGHALELVQTDVLARHARLRGRPTRFLTGTDDHALKNVSAARAAGREVRDFVAEHVEDFRALRPALSLSTDDFLSTSTDPRHRPGVEALWRCCADAGDFYRRSYEGLYCAGCEQFYSPDELDASGRCPEHLPLPERVVEENWFFRLSRHADAIRDAIVSGRVRVNPAAKRNEVLAFLDAGLEDFSVSRPATRSDGWGVPVPGDPSQVVYVWWDALTNYVTALGYGADPAAPAAADDYRTWWSGGDERVHVIGKGITRFHAVYWLALLLSAGEPLPTTIHVHDYVTAGGAKLAKSAGTAVHPVGLVDAYGADALRWWFAREVPLLGDTEFTTERLVARHDDELAHGVGNLVNRTLTLVHRFRDGVVPALPRTRATDPDELSAAVGQVEAAVDAALADADLRTATGAVRRIVDAANRYVDAEKPWELAARERAGDADAGERLDEVLARLVEACRVVAVELSPFVPDGAARLREQLGSPQGHQAAGPDRVGTPTPAFPRLG; encoded by the coding sequence ATGACCACCCAGACCACCCCCACCGGCACGTCCGCCCAGCCGACGGCCCCCACCTTCTACGTCACGACCGCCATCCCCTACGTCAACGGCGACGCGCACCTGGGCCACGCGCTCGAGCTCGTCCAGACCGACGTCCTGGCCCGCCACGCACGCCTGCGCGGACGCCCGACCCGCTTCCTCACGGGCACCGACGACCACGCCCTCAAGAACGTCAGCGCGGCCCGCGCCGCGGGTCGCGAGGTCCGTGACTTCGTCGCCGAGCACGTCGAGGACTTCCGCGCGCTGCGCCCCGCGCTGTCCCTGTCCACGGACGACTTCCTGTCGACGTCGACCGACCCCCGGCACCGCCCCGGCGTCGAGGCGCTGTGGCGATGCTGCGCCGACGCCGGGGACTTCTACCGCCGCTCCTACGAGGGCCTGTACTGCGCGGGCTGCGAGCAGTTCTACTCCCCCGACGAGCTCGACGCGTCGGGCCGCTGCCCCGAGCACCTGCCGTTGCCCGAGCGCGTGGTCGAGGAGAACTGGTTCTTCCGGCTGTCCCGCCACGCCGACGCGATCCGCGACGCGATCGTCTCGGGCCGCGTGCGCGTCAACCCGGCCGCCAAGCGCAACGAGGTGCTCGCGTTCCTCGACGCCGGGCTCGAGGACTTCAGCGTCTCGCGGCCCGCGACCCGCTCGGACGGCTGGGGCGTCCCGGTCCCCGGGGACCCGTCCCAGGTCGTCTACGTGTGGTGGGACGCGCTGACCAACTACGTCACCGCGCTGGGCTACGGCGCGGACCCCGCCGCCCCGGCCGCGGCGGACGACTACCGCACCTGGTGGTCCGGCGGCGACGAGCGCGTGCACGTGATCGGCAAGGGCATCACGCGCTTCCACGCGGTCTACTGGCTCGCGCTGCTGCTCTCGGCGGGCGAGCCGCTGCCCACCACGATCCACGTGCACGACTACGTCACGGCCGGGGGCGCCAAGCTCGCCAAGTCCGCGGGCACCGCAGTGCACCCCGTCGGGCTCGTGGACGCGTACGGCGCCGACGCCCTGCGGTGGTGGTTCGCGCGCGAGGTCCCGCTCCTGGGCGACACCGAGTTCACGACCGAGCGCCTCGTCGCGCGGCACGACGACGAGCTCGCGCACGGCGTGGGGAACCTGGTCAACCGCACGCTCACGCTCGTGCACCGGTTCCGGGACGGCGTCGTGCCCGCGCTCCCCCGCACCCGGGCGACGGACCCCGACGAGCTGAGCGCCGCCGTCGGGCAGGTGGAGGCGGCCGTGGACGCGGCCCTCGCGGACGCGGACCTGCGGACCGCGACCGGGGCCGTCCGTCGCATCGTCGACGCGGCCAACCGGTACGTCGACGCGGAGAAGCCGTGGGAGCTCGCGGCCCGCGAGCGCGCCGGGGACGCGGACGCGGGTGAGCGACTGGACGAGGTGCTCGCGCGGCTCGTCGAGGCGTGCCGGGTCGTCGCGGTCGAGCTCTCGCCGTTCGTGCCCGACGGCGCCGCGCGCCTGCGCGAGCAGCTCGGCTCCCCGCAGGGCCACCAGGCGGCCGGACCCGACCGCGTGGGCACCCCGACACCGGCCTTCCCGCGCCTGGGCTGA
- a CDS encoding catalase, translated as MSARRTPDQEPPADVSPTGVPADQKDPDPRAQQGDRLTTAQGLRVHDTDHSLKAGPRGPVLLEDHHLREKITHFDHERIPERVVHARGAAAHGVFTSYGNASAVTKAGFLAQEGKETEVFVRFSTVAGSRGSADTVRDVRGFSTKFYTDEGVYDLVGNVIPVFFVQDAIKFPDLIHAVKPEPDREIPQAQSAHDTFWDFVSRHTEAQHTTIWVMSPRGLAASYRTTEGFGVHTFRMENAAGETSLVKLHWKPVAGVHNMVWEEAQLAAGFDPDFHRRDLADAIEAGAFPEWELGLQVMPDTADEMFMGIDLLDPTKIVPEELCPVQKVGRLRLTANPSNYFAETEQVAFHPGHLVPGIQVTNDPLLQGRLFSYLDTQISRLGGPNFAQLPINRPHAPVDDMLRDGMHQTAVHEGLGTYQPNTMADGLPAVCPVSDPGVYVTLPTPVSGEKVRENPVSFADHFTQPRMFWNSLTPIEQTQTVAAYTFELGKCESEDVRVHQLRALAKIDADLVARVATGLGLPVPGGEPGDGRDGAGEGPGAGEPDGITRSAAISEVSDVPGPIAGRNLGVFVGEDLVDGLRAVRERIGAEQALVKVVAARGGVVGSGADEQKVDRTAATVRSIELDAVVVADGMAGSALGTHPRTLTVLQEAFRHGKAIAAWGDGVDVLVAAGIDTEAEGVLTADELSDGLLDDLVEAVGLHRAWGRLSALDAAGTQAW; from the coding sequence ATGAGCGCGCGACGAACCCCCGACCAGGAGCCCCCGGCGGACGTGAGCCCCACGGGCGTGCCCGCCGACCAGAAGGACCCGGACCCCCGCGCCCAGCAGGGCGACCGGCTGACCACGGCCCAGGGGCTGCGGGTCCACGACACCGACCATTCGCTCAAGGCCGGACCTCGCGGACCGGTCCTGCTCGAGGACCACCACCTGCGCGAGAAGATCACGCACTTCGACCACGAGCGGATCCCGGAGCGGGTCGTGCACGCGCGGGGCGCGGCCGCCCACGGTGTCTTCACCTCGTACGGCAACGCGTCCGCGGTCACGAAGGCCGGCTTCCTGGCGCAGGAGGGCAAGGAGACCGAGGTCTTCGTCCGTTTCTCGACGGTGGCGGGGTCGCGGGGATCGGCGGACACCGTGCGTGACGTCCGGGGCTTCTCGACGAAGTTCTACACCGACGAGGGCGTGTACGACCTCGTCGGGAACGTGATCCCGGTGTTCTTCGTCCAGGACGCGATCAAGTTCCCCGACCTCATCCACGCGGTCAAGCCCGAGCCGGACCGTGAGATCCCGCAGGCGCAGAGCGCGCACGACACGTTCTGGGACTTCGTGTCCCGGCACACCGAGGCGCAGCACACGACGATCTGGGTCATGTCGCCGCGCGGGCTCGCGGCGTCGTACCGGACGACCGAGGGGTTCGGCGTCCACACCTTCCGCATGGAGAACGCCGCCGGGGAGACCTCGTTGGTCAAGCTCCACTGGAAGCCCGTGGCGGGCGTGCACAACATGGTCTGGGAGGAGGCGCAGCTCGCGGCCGGCTTCGACCCCGACTTCCACCGTCGTGACCTCGCGGACGCGATCGAGGCGGGTGCGTTCCCCGAGTGGGAGCTGGGTCTGCAGGTCATGCCCGACACCGCGGACGAGATGTTCATGGGCATCGACCTCCTCGACCCGACCAAGATCGTGCCCGAGGAGCTGTGCCCGGTGCAGAAGGTGGGGCGGCTGCGGCTCACCGCGAACCCGTCGAACTACTTCGCCGAGACCGAGCAGGTGGCGTTCCACCCGGGCCACCTGGTGCCGGGCATCCAGGTCACGAACGACCCGCTCCTCCAGGGGCGCCTGTTCTCCTACCTGGACACGCAGATCAGCCGCCTGGGCGGGCCGAACTTCGCGCAGCTCCCGATCAACCGGCCGCACGCCCCGGTCGACGACATGCTGCGCGACGGGATGCACCAGACGGCGGTGCACGAGGGGTTGGGGACGTACCAGCCGAACACGATGGCGGACGGCCTCCCGGCCGTGTGTCCCGTGAGCGACCCGGGCGTCTACGTGACGCTCCCGACCCCGGTGTCGGGCGAGAAGGTCCGGGAGAACCCCGTGTCGTTCGCCGACCACTTCACGCAGCCGCGCATGTTCTGGAACTCGCTCACGCCCATCGAGCAGACGCAGACCGTGGCTGCCTACACGTTCGAGCTCGGCAAGTGCGAGAGCGAGGACGTGCGGGTGCACCAGCTGCGCGCCCTGGCGAAGATCGACGCCGACCTGGTCGCCCGCGTCGCGACGGGCCTGGGCCTGCCGGTCCCCGGCGGCGAGCCGGGCGACGGCCGTGACGGCGCGGGAGAAGGGCCGGGGGCGGGGGAGCCCGACGGCATCACGCGGTCGGCCGCGATCTCGGAGGTCAGCGACGTGCCCGGTCCGATCGCGGGGAGGAACCTCGGCGTCTTCGTCGGCGAGGACCTGGTCGACGGCCTTCGTGCGGTCCGGGAGCGGATCGGCGCCGAGCAGGCGCTCGTCAAGGTCGTCGCCGCACGCGGTGGCGTGGTCGGCTCGGGGGCCGACGAGCAGAAGGTGGACCGCACCGCGGCGACCGTCCGCTCGATCGAGCTCGACGCGGTCGTGGTCGCGGACGGCATGGCCGGGTCTGCGCTCGGGACCCACCCGCGGACGCTGACCGTGCTCCAGGAGGCCTTCCGCCACGGCAAGGCGATCGCGGCCTGGGGCGACGGCGTCGACGTCCTGGTCGCGGCCGGGATCGACACCGAGGCCGAAGGAGTTCTGACGGCCGACGAACTGTCGGACGGCCTGCTCGACGACCTGGTCGAGGCCGTCGGCCTGCACCGTGCGTGGGGCCGGCTCTCGGCGTTGGACGCCGCGGGCACCCAGGCCTGGTAG
- a CDS encoding alpha/beta hydrolase, which produces MQPDATRRSESTPRSTAPGGADTVVLGDEAARPTSPAAPGAGGEPAARPPLRRRAWAWLQHYVRRFSTTGLVLALLFFCYSLTPSLIPRAWYYQALITGMSMVGGYGIGAFVEWFALKVGLRIRWSPRVSRIAWWVLGAATLVLVPLFLVLGARWQHELRALFGMPEQAPANDVATVFVALLIAIGVLQLARALRRVAQWVSLVVDNVMPKPVARFLSGVIVAVVVVLLFNGVIWAGVLHLLNNVYASANEQIDPKLSPPTSPERSGSPESGSSWESLGAEGRRFVALGPTQAELTEFAAGGDVVDPADVQVPIRVYAGLDPAGDLDATAQRVVDELDRTNAWDRSVLVVATTTGTGWVDPGMSNSLELMHGGDTAIASMQYSYLPSWISFVGDRSTPPDAGKALYEAVYAAWSEQPEDSRPQLMAFGISLGSFGAQGAFSGLQDMTTRTDGALFVGTPNFTPNWTYFTTNRDPGSLEYSPVYGDGRQIRWGTEVSSAANVWSVPGTWETPRVVYVQHASDGVTWWSPTTLWSEPDWMREPRGPDVLDAVQWRPFVTFWQLTGDLFVAAASDIPAGHGHVYYLEYADGWSALNAPGGWDEADTARLKEQMLTEQPAASSSTG; this is translated from the coding sequence GTGCAGCCAGACGCCACGCGCCGGTCCGAGTCCACCCCCCGCAGCACCGCTCCGGGGGGCGCGGACACCGTGGTCCTGGGCGACGAGGCAGCCCGGCCGACCTCTCCGGCCGCCCCCGGAGCCGGCGGCGAGCCGGCCGCCCGGCCCCCGCTGCGCCGTCGGGCGTGGGCGTGGCTCCAGCACTACGTGCGGCGCTTCTCCACGACCGGGCTCGTCCTCGCCCTCCTGTTCTTCTGCTACTCCCTGACCCCCTCGCTCATCCCCCGCGCCTGGTACTACCAGGCGCTCATCACGGGCATGAGCATGGTGGGCGGGTACGGGATCGGGGCGTTCGTCGAGTGGTTCGCCCTCAAGGTCGGGCTGCGGATCCGCTGGAGCCCGCGCGTGAGCCGCATCGCGTGGTGGGTGCTGGGCGCCGCGACGCTCGTGCTCGTCCCCCTGTTCCTCGTCCTGGGCGCGCGCTGGCAGCACGAGCTGCGCGCCCTGTTCGGCATGCCCGAGCAGGCCCCGGCCAACGACGTCGCGACCGTGTTCGTGGCCCTGCTCATCGCGATCGGCGTCCTGCAGCTCGCGCGAGCGCTGCGTCGCGTCGCGCAGTGGGTGAGCCTGGTGGTCGACAACGTCATGCCGAAGCCGGTCGCCCGCTTCCTAAGCGGCGTGATCGTCGCGGTCGTGGTCGTGCTGCTCTTCAACGGCGTGATCTGGGCCGGGGTGCTGCACCTGCTCAACAACGTCTACGCGAGCGCCAACGAGCAGATCGACCCGAAGCTCTCCCCACCGACCTCGCCCGAGAGGTCCGGCTCCCCGGAGTCCGGTTCGTCGTGGGAGTCGCTCGGCGCCGAGGGACGGCGCTTCGTGGCCCTCGGCCCGACCCAGGCCGAGCTCACCGAGTTCGCGGCAGGCGGCGACGTGGTCGACCCGGCGGACGTCCAGGTCCCGATCCGCGTGTACGCGGGCCTCGACCCTGCGGGAGACCTCGACGCGACCGCGCAGCGCGTGGTCGACGAGCTCGACCGCACGAACGCGTGGGACCGGTCCGTCCTGGTCGTCGCCACCACGACGGGAACGGGCTGGGTGGACCCGGGCATGAGCAACTCGCTCGAGCTCATGCACGGCGGCGACACCGCGATCGCCTCGATGCAGTACTCCTACCTGCCGAGCTGGATCAGCTTCGTGGGTGACCGCAGCACCCCGCCGGACGCGGGCAAGGCCCTCTACGAGGCCGTGTACGCGGCGTGGTCCGAGCAGCCCGAGGACTCGCGGCCGCAGCTCATGGCGTTCGGGATCTCGCTCGGCTCGTTCGGCGCGCAGGGCGCATTCAGCGGCCTCCAGGACATGACGACCCGCACCGACGGCGCCCTGTTCGTGGGCACGCCCAACTTCACGCCCAACTGGACGTACTTCACGACGAACCGCGACCCGGGCTCGCTCGAGTACTCGCCCGTGTACGGGGACGGGCGTCAGATCCGCTGGGGCACCGAGGTCTCGAGCGCCGCGAACGTCTGGTCCGTGCCTGGCACGTGGGAGACCCCGCGCGTCGTCTACGTCCAGCACGCGTCCGACGGCGTCACGTGGTGGTCGCCCACGACCCTGTGGTCCGAGCCCGACTGGATGCGCGAGCCCCGCGGCCCCGACGTGCTCGACGCCGTGCAGTGGCGACCCTTCGTCACGTTCTGGCAGCTCACGGGCGACCTGTTCGTCGCGGCTGCCTCCGACATCCCCGCAGGTCACGGGCACGTGTACTACCTCGAGTACGCCGACGGCTGGTCGGCGCTCAACGCGCCCGGCGGCTGGGACGAGGCCGACACCGCGCGGCTCAAGGAACAGATGCTCACCGAGCAGCCCGCGGCGTCGAGCTCGACGGGCTGA